The following are encoded in a window of Sphaerisporangium siamense genomic DNA:
- a CDS encoding DUF4956 domain-containing protein yields MDFSFQDLSGTFSVADIAIAMALSFVLSVIIGWVYRATHRNVSYSQSYVQTLVILGMLISLIMLVVGSNIARAFALVGALSVVRFRNAIKETRDVGFIFLVMGVGMAVGTRFYLLAVVAAVAISLIILVMHRFDWFALNVRRQVVKVQVPPDADYTAAIQDVLVRHTDEFELVSMESIRGGALVELMYTVKIKKGKEPADVIAALGERNHGQSVTVLTGYDQTDL; encoded by the coding sequence ATGGACTTCTCCTTCCAGGACCTTTCCGGCACCTTCAGCGTGGCGGACATCGCCATCGCCATGGCGCTGTCCTTCGTCCTCAGCGTGATCATCGGCTGGGTCTACCGGGCCACGCACCGCAACGTGTCCTACAGCCAGTCGTATGTGCAGACGCTGGTCATCCTCGGCATGCTCATCTCGCTGATCATGCTGGTGGTCGGTTCGAACATCGCCCGCGCCTTCGCCCTGGTGGGCGCCCTGTCGGTGGTCCGGTTCCGCAACGCCATCAAGGAGACGCGCGACGTCGGCTTCATCTTCCTGGTCATGGGCGTCGGCATGGCCGTCGGCACCCGCTTCTACCTGCTCGCCGTCGTGGCCGCGGTCGCCATCTCGCTCATCATCCTGGTCATGCACAGGTTCGACTGGTTCGCCCTGAACGTGCGGCGCCAGGTGGTCAAGGTGCAGGTCCCCCCGGACGCCGACTACACCGCGGCCATCCAGGACGTGCTCGTCCGGCACACCGACGAGTTCGAGCTGGTCAGCATGGAGTCCATCCGGGGAGGCGCGCTGGTCGAGCTGATGTACACCGTCAAGATCAAGAAGGGGAAGGAGCCGGCCGACGTGATCGCCGCCCTGGGCGAGCGCAACCACGGGCAGTCGGTCACCGTCCTCACCGGATACGACCAGACGGACCTGTAG
- a CDS encoding polyphosphate polymerase domain-containing protein, whose amino-acid sequence MLRFRKKEIRAGQDGVERPSSAEANGDAGHRLRTPGTLHAFNRFEIKYVADNARAAELMRDIERRLAPDGNSGDRGYGVWSVYYDTRNLRFYWEKIEGLKFRRKLRVRHYGDRFAVDAGTPVFVEIKQRVNRVTQKRRVRLPYRDALRLCDGRAMVDHDPGQRAFLEEVLDLVCRLDLRATTVTGYQRHAFVGTDADLGLRVTFDRRVRGRDRDFHLGADVENRFIVPPGKTIVEVKANERVPYWLTDLTAARELQVMRVSKYCQSVEAYGLAPRSVFHVPGSDLGPDEARESHGDHDVSGRPPVRPIVPSEV is encoded by the coding sequence ATGCTCAGATTCCGTAAGAAGGAAATCCGCGCAGGTCAGGACGGTGTCGAACGACCGTCATCGGCCGAGGCGAACGGCGACGCGGGGCACCGGCTGCGGACGCCCGGCACGCTGCACGCCTTCAACCGCTTCGAGATCAAGTACGTCGCCGACAACGCCCGTGCCGCGGAGCTCATGCGCGACATCGAGCGGCGGCTCGCTCCCGACGGCAACAGCGGCGACCGGGGGTACGGCGTCTGGAGCGTCTACTACGACACCCGGAACCTGCGGTTCTACTGGGAGAAGATCGAAGGTCTGAAGTTCCGCAGGAAGCTGCGCGTCCGGCACTACGGCGACCGCTTCGCGGTGGACGCCGGCACGCCCGTCTTCGTGGAGATCAAGCAGCGCGTCAACCGTGTCACGCAGAAGCGCCGGGTGCGTTTGCCGTACCGCGACGCGCTACGCCTGTGCGACGGGCGCGCGATGGTGGACCACGACCCGGGGCAGCGGGCCTTCCTTGAGGAGGTGCTGGACCTGGTCTGCCGGCTCGATCTGCGGGCCACGACCGTGACCGGGTACCAGCGCCACGCCTTCGTCGGCACGGACGCCGACCTGGGCCTGCGGGTCACCTTCGACCGGCGGGTACGGGGCCGGGACAGGGACTTCCACCTGGGCGCCGACGTCGAGAACCGGTTCATCGTGCCGCCGGGCAAGACCATCGTCGAGGTGAAGGCCAACGAGCGCGTGCCGTACTGGCTCACCGACCTGACCGCCGCGCGCGAGCTCCAAGTGATGCGCGTGTCCAAGTACTGCCAGAGCGTCGAGGCCTACGGGCTGGCCCCGCGCTCCGTCTTCCACGTCCCCGGCAGCGACCTCGGCCCCGACGAGGCGCGCGAAAGCCACGGCGACCACGACGTCAGCGGCCGCCCGCCCGTGCGGCCGATCGTCCCTTCGGAGGTCTGA
- a CDS encoding HAMP domain-containing sensor histidine kinase, with protein MRFAARRAWPLRHRLLMALVGSCAAGLAVFAVAGVLLLDRSLLSRVDVQLAEIAATLGHRPPPPPPPEEGRDPELPTQFRISLYGPTGVMLREMPAAVDDGPVVPARVIAVPPPGPVTLPGRGENAPEWRVRVVALPEGGRAAVSMSLESNRETVRQMLVIEVAAGLLVLVLLGGVARMLVRVGLRPLTRMEATACVIAGGAIDRRVEDDDPRTETGRLGRALNTMLERLARALRERERSERRLRRFVADASHELRTPLTSIRGFAQLYRHGQAPRDPAAERMLRRIESEAERMGVLVEDMLLLARLDQEPTLERSEVDLRVLAGDVVHAARATDRDRSVHLVVSGEPVCVLGDEHRLHQVIANLVGNALRHTVAGTPVRVEVGRRAVAGPPGADVAHVGAGPDPGAEAALIEVRDDGQGIEPGHLPHVFDRFYRADPSRSRGHGGTGLGLAIAAALVQAHGGRIEVVSAPGQGTAFLVLLPLARPFRLD; from the coding sequence GTGAGGTTCGCGGCGCGGCGCGCGTGGCCGCTCCGGCATCGGCTGCTGATGGCCCTGGTCGGCTCGTGCGCGGCGGGTCTGGCGGTCTTCGCCGTGGCGGGCGTCCTCCTGCTGGACCGGTCGCTGCTGTCACGCGTGGACGTCCAGCTCGCCGAGATCGCGGCGACCCTGGGGCACCGCCCGCCACCGCCGCCGCCCCCCGAGGAGGGGCGGGACCCGGAGCTGCCGACGCAGTTCCGGATCTCCCTCTACGGTCCCACCGGCGTGATGCTGCGCGAGATGCCCGCCGCGGTGGACGACGGGCCGGTCGTGCCCGCCCGCGTGATCGCCGTGCCGCCGCCGGGGCCGGTGACCCTGCCGGGGAGGGGCGAGAACGCCCCGGAGTGGCGGGTGCGGGTGGTGGCCCTGCCGGAGGGCGGGCGCGCCGCGGTGTCGATGTCGCTGGAGTCCAACCGGGAGACCGTACGGCAGATGCTGGTCATCGAGGTGGCCGCGGGTCTGCTGGTCCTGGTGCTGCTCGGCGGTGTCGCCCGGATGCTGGTACGGGTCGGCCTGCGCCCGCTGACCCGGATGGAGGCCACGGCCTGCGTGATCGCCGGCGGCGCCATCGACCGCCGGGTCGAGGACGACGATCCGCGGACGGAGACCGGGCGGCTCGGCCGGGCGCTGAACACGATGCTGGAACGCCTGGCCCGCGCGCTGCGCGAGCGCGAGCGTTCCGAGCGGCGGCTGCGGCGGTTCGTCGCCGACGCCTCGCACGAACTGCGCACGCCGCTGACGTCCATCCGCGGCTTCGCCCAGCTCTACCGGCACGGCCAGGCCCCGCGGGACCCGGCGGCCGAGCGCATGCTCAGGCGCATCGAGAGCGAGGCCGAGCGCATGGGCGTGCTGGTGGAGGACATGCTGCTGCTCGCCCGTCTCGACCAGGAGCCCACCCTGGAGCGGAGCGAGGTGGACCTGCGCGTGCTCGCGGGGGACGTGGTGCACGCCGCCCGGGCCACCGATCGGGACCGGTCCGTGCACCTCGTCGTGTCCGGGGAGCCGGTGTGCGTGCTCGGCGACGAGCACCGGTTGCACCAGGTCATCGCCAACCTGGTCGGCAACGCCCTGCGGCACACGGTCGCAGGGACGCCGGTGCGGGTCGAGGTGGGCAGGCGTGCCGTGGCCGGGCCGCCGGGAGCGGACGTCGCCCATGTCGGCGCGGGGCCCGATCCCGGGGCCGAGGCGGCGTTGATCGAGGTGCGCGACGACGGGCAGGGCATCGAGCCCGGGCACCTTCCGCACGTGTTCGACCGCTTCTACCGGGCCGATCCGAGCCGCTCCCGCGGCCACGGGGGTACGGGTCTGGGGCTGGCCATCGCGGCGGCGCTCGTCCAGGCGCACGGCGGCCGGATCGAGGTGGTGAGCGCTCCCGGCCAGGGCACGGCTTTCCTGGTTCTGCTCCCGCTCGCCCGTCCGTTTCGCCTAGATTGA
- a CDS encoding response regulator transcription factor, translated as MGPAKVLVVDDEPSIRDLLSEALELNGFEVRTAPNGTLALEAVARERPDLVVLDVMLPDLDGFAVARRLRGDDGPLMLFLTAKDAVADRIAGLTAGGDDYVTKPFSLDEVILRIRAILRRIRPAEDQADDGVLRCADLELDEEAHTVRRAGRLIHLSPTEFSLLRYLMINAGQVVSRAQILDRVWDYDFDGDSRIVESYISYLRRKIDASGPPLIHTLRGVGYRLQGGP; from the coding sequence ATGGGGCCCGCGAAGGTGCTCGTCGTCGACGACGAGCCGAGTATCCGCGATCTGCTGTCCGAGGCGCTCGAACTCAACGGCTTCGAGGTGCGGACGGCGCCGAACGGGACGCTGGCGCTGGAGGCCGTGGCGCGCGAGCGGCCCGATCTCGTGGTGCTCGACGTGATGCTGCCCGACCTCGACGGGTTCGCGGTCGCCCGGCGGCTGCGGGGGGACGACGGCCCGTTGATGCTCTTCCTGACCGCCAAGGACGCGGTGGCCGACCGGATAGCCGGGCTGACCGCGGGTGGGGACGACTACGTCACCAAGCCGTTCAGCCTGGACGAGGTGATCCTGCGGATCCGGGCGATCCTGCGCAGGATCCGGCCGGCCGAGGACCAGGCGGACGACGGCGTGCTGCGCTGCGCGGACCTCGAACTGGACGAGGAGGCCCATACGGTGCGGCGCGCGGGCCGGCTGATCCATCTGTCCCCGACGGAGTTCAGCCTGCTGCGCTATCTGATGATCAATGCCGGACAGGTGGTGAGCAGGGCGCAGATCCTCGACCGGGTGTGGGACTACGACTTCGACGGCGACAGCAGGATCGTGGAGTCCTATATCAGCTACCTGCGCCGCAAGATCGACGCCAGCGGGCCCCCGCTCATCCACACCCTGCGCGGGGTGGGCTACCGATTGCAGGGCGGCCCGTGA
- a CDS encoding MDR family MFS transporter, with amino-acid sequence MPSSKLDAPRSAPAASGRTPPVIRLLVLATFVVILNETIMINAIPPLMTALHITEQTAQWLSTAFMLTMAAVIPITGWFLQRVSTRTAYTTAMGLFLLGTALAAIAPTFAVLLGARIIQASGTAVMMPLLMTTLMQVVPESDRGRVMGNVTLAISVAPAMGPAISGVILQFGSWRLLFAVVLPIAAVITWSGLRQLKNIGEPRTSTIDWFSVVTAAAGFGGLIYGLSRFESGDVRVAGGIAAAGLVLVAIFVLRQVSLQKRDAPLMDLRAFRHRTYTIALIMMAVAFMAMLGSMILLPLYLQNVRGLTALQTGLLVMPGGLAMGLLGPTVGRLFDRFGGRVLVVPGAIGIMLALVGFTQVTLTMPYWQLLGLHALLMVSLAATFTPVFTLGLGAVPPRLYSHGSSILSTLQQVAAAFGTALAITVMSARADALKAAGVGDALANLHGMRLAFIIGAVLSAAVVITALLLPARAQKSEELAESGSIH; translated from the coding sequence GTGCCCAGCTCCAAGCTCGACGCGCCTAGATCCGCGCCCGCCGCCTCCGGCCGCACGCCACCGGTGATCCGGCTGCTGGTGCTCGCCACATTCGTGGTCATCCTCAATGAGACCATCATGATCAACGCGATCCCGCCGTTGATGACCGCGCTGCACATCACCGAGCAGACCGCGCAGTGGCTTTCGACCGCGTTCATGCTGACCATGGCCGCGGTCATCCCGATCACCGGGTGGTTCCTGCAGCGGGTGTCCACCCGCACCGCGTACACCACCGCGATGGGGTTGTTCCTGCTCGGCACGGCGCTGGCCGCCATCGCGCCGACGTTCGCGGTGCTGCTCGGCGCCCGCATCATCCAGGCGTCGGGGACGGCCGTGATGATGCCGCTGCTGATGACCACGCTGATGCAGGTCGTGCCCGAGTCGGACCGGGGCCGGGTGATGGGCAACGTCACGCTGGCGATCTCGGTGGCGCCCGCGATGGGCCCGGCGATCTCCGGGGTGATCCTCCAGTTCGGGTCCTGGCGCCTGCTGTTCGCCGTGGTGCTCCCCATCGCCGCCGTGATCACCTGGAGCGGCCTGCGGCAGCTCAAGAACATCGGCGAGCCGCGCACCAGCACGATCGACTGGTTCAGCGTGGTGACCGCCGCGGCCGGGTTCGGCGGCCTCATCTACGGGCTCAGCCGTTTCGAGAGCGGCGACGTCCGCGTCGCCGGCGGCATCGCGGCGGCCGGCCTCGTCCTCGTCGCGATCTTCGTCCTGCGCCAGGTGTCGTTGCAGAAGCGCGACGCGCCGCTGATGGACCTGCGCGCCTTCCGCCACCGCACCTACACGATCGCGCTGATCATGATGGCGGTGGCGTTCATGGCGATGCTCGGCTCGATGATCCTGCTGCCGCTGTACCTGCAGAACGTCCGCGGGCTCACCGCCCTGCAGACCGGCCTGCTCGTGATGCCGGGCGGGCTCGCCATGGGGCTGCTCGGCCCGACCGTCGGCCGCCTCTTCGACCGGTTCGGCGGCCGGGTCCTGGTCGTCCCCGGCGCGATCGGCATCATGCTCGCGCTCGTCGGCTTCACCCAGGTCACGCTGACCATGCCGTACTGGCAGCTCCTCGGTCTGCACGCGCTGCTGATGGTGAGCCTCGCCGCGACGTTCACCCCGGTGTTCACCCTCGGCCTCGGAGCGGTCCCCCCGCGGCTCTACTCCCACGGCAGCTCGATCCTGAGCACGTTGCAGCAGGTCGCCGCGGCCTTCGGCACCGCGCTCGCCATCACCGTGATGAGCGCGCGGGCCGACGCCCTGAAGGCCGCGGGGGTCGGCGACGCGCTCGCCAACCTGCACGGCATGCGGCTGGCCTTCATCATCGGCGCGGTACTGTCCGCCGCCGTGGTCATCACCGCCCTCCTTCTCCCGGCCCGTGCGCAGAAGTCCGAGGAGCTCGCGGAGAGCGGCTCGATCCATTAG
- the sigJ gene encoding RNA polymerase sigma factor SigJ, which produces MSERRHLINLAYRLLGSLADAEDVVQETYARWYAMSRARQEAVRSPGAWLTKVAGRICLDLLASARARRERYVGEWIPEPLPDRTEWINRPSGGATADPPDPADRITLDESVNMAFLVVLESMTPAERVAFILHDVFCHSFAEVAEIVGRTPAACRQLASSARRRVRAAREPAAPAARHAGVVRDFKQAWEAKDIDALIGLLDPDATVTADGGGRVSALLHPIEGGARVARYAVDLAGRAPGLTLLERTVNGRPGLVLQHDGVISGVMAFDVVGDRVKHIWAVRNPEKLRPWTVGLQP; this is translated from the coding sequence ATGAGCGAGCGGCGTCACCTGATCAACCTCGCCTACCGGCTCCTCGGGTCGCTGGCGGACGCCGAGGACGTCGTCCAGGAGACCTACGCCCGCTGGTACGCCATGTCCCGGGCGCGGCAGGAGGCCGTGCGGTCGCCCGGCGCCTGGCTGACGAAGGTCGCCGGCCGCATCTGCCTGGACCTGCTCGCCTCGGCGCGGGCCCGGCGGGAGCGCTACGTGGGTGAATGGATTCCCGAGCCGCTGCCCGATCGCACCGAATGGATCAACAGGCCGTCAGGCGGCGCCACGGCCGACCCGCCCGACCCCGCCGATCGGATCACGCTCGACGAGTCGGTCAACATGGCCTTTCTCGTCGTGCTCGAATCGATGACCCCGGCCGAGCGGGTCGCGTTCATCCTGCACGACGTCTTCTGCCACTCGTTCGCCGAGGTGGCGGAGATCGTCGGCCGTACGCCGGCGGCATGCCGCCAGCTCGCCTCCTCGGCCCGCCGCCGCGTCCGCGCCGCGCGGGAGCCCGCGGCTCCGGCGGCCCGGCACGCCGGCGTCGTCAGGGACTTCAAGCAGGCCTGGGAGGCCAAGGACATCGACGCCCTCATCGGCCTGCTCGACCCGGACGCCACGGTGACCGCCGACGGCGGGGGCCGGGTCAGCGCCCTGCTCCACCCGATCGAGGGCGGCGCGCGGGTCGCGCGCTACGCCGTCGACCTCGCCGGCAGGGCGCCCGGCCTGACGTTGCTGGAGCGTACGGTGAACGGCCGGCCGGGCCTGGTGCTCCAGCACGACGGCGTCATCTCGGGGGTGATGGCGTTCGACGTCGTGGGCGACCGCGTCAAACACATCTGGGCGGTACGCAACCCGGAGAAGCTCCGCCCCTGGACGGTGGGACTCCAGCCGTAG
- a CDS encoding carboxymuconolactone decarboxylase family protein, whose translation MSTSTTTTQQDELRSRLPDPFQFFPEMAPIAGAMTKAVHNGSIPRTTVHLVQFRAGQIVGSTYHTVRQSEDLRDCGETEERISAVASWQDAPYFTDAERVALELVEAVLTPDPSRPRVPDDLYARATAHYDDKALWTLTLAISQIFFFIPVALIARPIPGRPPGKNYKK comes from the coding sequence ATGTCCACGTCCACGACGACGACCCAGCAGGACGAGCTCCGATCGCGGCTGCCCGACCCGTTCCAGTTCTTCCCCGAGATGGCGCCGATCGCCGGCGCCATGACCAAGGCCGTCCACAACGGTTCGATTCCGCGGACCACCGTCCACCTGGTCCAGTTCCGGGCCGGGCAGATCGTCGGCAGCACGTACCACACGGTCCGGCAGTCCGAAGACCTGCGCGACTGCGGGGAGACGGAGGAGCGCATCAGCGCCGTGGCGTCCTGGCAGGACGCCCCCTACTTCACCGACGCCGAACGGGTCGCGCTCGAACTCGTGGAGGCCGTCCTCACCCCCGACCCGTCCCGCCCCCGCGTCCCGGACGACCTGTACGCCAGGGCCACCGCCCACTACGACGACAAGGCGCTCTGGACCCTCACCCTGGCCATCAGCCAGATCTTCTTCTTCATCCCCGTCGCTTTGATCGCCAGGCCCATCCCCGGCCGGCCCCCCGGCAAGAACTACAAGAAATAA
- a CDS encoding zinc-dependent alcohol dehydrogenase produces MSTAARAAVVVDAAGAVEIRSYDVPEPGPGEFVLKLELCGVCGTDAHIYQGRLASVAFPALLGHEIVGTLAALGEGVTADHAGNPVTVGDRVGVFPALSCGRCYQCQVRRRPANCPQRRPSYGFASPVTDPPHLTGGFAEYLYAAKAGTVFYRTGLPAEVAVLQEPMSVALHGIERGAVGIGSTVIVQGVGAIGLMAVVAARAAGADRIVAVGAPDARLELAEALGADATVSIQELTDVAGRRRAVFDALGAPGADCVVGASGSPHAFMEAIDLVADGGVLAELGNFTDRGTVPFNPFSDLLKRDITIAGVYGAGPDMLRRYHHALRILERGGWPYDRVVSHRVPLERVREGLTALGSGSPLDGRDIVKLAIDPAA; encoded by the coding sequence ATGAGCACAGCGGCGCGGGCAGCGGTCGTCGTGGATGCCGCGGGCGCGGTGGAGATCCGGTCCTATGACGTGCCGGAGCCCGGGCCCGGGGAGTTCGTGCTGAAGCTCGAACTGTGCGGCGTCTGTGGCACCGACGCGCACATCTACCAGGGACGCCTGGCCTCCGTCGCCTTCCCCGCGCTGCTCGGGCACGAGATCGTCGGCACGCTGGCCGCGCTCGGCGAGGGGGTCACCGCCGACCACGCGGGGAACCCCGTGACCGTCGGCGACCGCGTCGGCGTCTTCCCCGCGCTGAGCTGCGGACGCTGCTACCAGTGCCAGGTGCGCCGCAGGCCCGCCAACTGCCCGCAGCGGCGCCCCTCCTACGGCTTCGCCTCGCCGGTGACCGACCCGCCGCACCTCACCGGCGGCTTCGCCGAGTACCTGTACGCCGCCAAGGCGGGCACCGTGTTCTACCGCACCGGCCTGCCCGCCGAGGTCGCCGTCCTGCAGGAGCCGATGTCAGTGGCGCTTCACGGCATCGAGCGCGGCGCGGTGGGCATCGGCTCGACGGTGATCGTGCAGGGCGTCGGCGCGATCGGCCTCATGGCCGTGGTCGCGGCCCGCGCGGCGGGCGCGGACCGGATCGTCGCCGTCGGCGCCCCCGACGCGCGGCTTGAGCTGGCGGAGGCCCTCGGCGCCGACGCCACCGTGAGCATCCAGGAACTGACCGACGTGGCCGGACGGCGCCGCGCCGTCTTCGACGCCCTCGGCGCGCCCGGGGCCGACTGCGTGGTCGGCGCCAGCGGCTCCCCGCACGCCTTCATGGAGGCCATCGACCTGGTCGCCGACGGCGGCGTGCTCGCCGAGCTCGGCAACTTCACCGATCGGGGGACGGTGCCCTTCAACCCCTTCAGCGACCTGCTGAAGCGTGACATCACCATCGCCGGCGTGTACGGCGCGGGTCCCGACATGCTGCGCCGCTACCACCACGCGCTGCGGATCCTGGAGCGCGGCGGCTGGCCGTACGACCGTGTGGTCAGCCACCGGGTGCCCCTGGAGCGGGTGCGCGAGGGCCTCACCGCCCTCGGATCCGGCTCCCCCCTCGACGGCCGGGACATCGTCAAGCTCGCGATCGATCCCGCCGCCTGA
- a CDS encoding ABC transporter substrate-binding protein, whose product MRRFLRLGAVAAAFGLTLAGCGSSATEAPADGGGLGTAEKPVSIRVIANDAFAKQWQDQLVPEFSKKYPNIKVTVDGVPYNDQLAKSMLELTSPTATYDVVLGDDPWFPQLAKTGGLVDLKTDLSKFTDAGYDWGDFNPSPLAAGEWQGHQYGVPVRSNLLLMFYNRALYKKAKVAEPTKETTWEQYFADAPKLVQDTDGDGKKDAWAVGTYFTKDPLTPTIWQTVLNSNGGKLLDDKLKVSFDDENGVKALQTQVDLLKYAPPGASTYQFNEPLEAFRQGKVATMFMWGSVYKGTAIDKTTTTLSEDQVGITTLPAGSAGPGAHRGIWSAGIAKKSAHQAAAWTFLQWVTSKEGEQWVGANLGTFPARNSTLQGTPPAPWLKPVYTAITDGYAAIAQGQMWRPRLPESDAVQQILALQTSRAMSGQATSKDAIHQAAVDISALLKSKGYAQ is encoded by the coding sequence ATGCGCCGATTCCTCCGGCTTGGCGCGGTCGCCGCCGCGTTCGGCCTGACGCTGGCGGGCTGCGGCTCGTCGGCCACCGAGGCCCCCGCGGACGGTGGCGGCCTGGGCACGGCCGAGAAGCCCGTGTCGATCAGAGTCATCGCCAACGACGCCTTCGCCAAGCAGTGGCAGGACCAACTGGTCCCCGAGTTCAGCAAGAAGTACCCGAACATCAAGGTCACCGTGGACGGCGTGCCGTACAACGACCAGCTCGCCAAATCGATGCTGGAGCTGACCAGCCCGACCGCCACCTACGACGTGGTCCTCGGCGACGACCCGTGGTTCCCGCAACTGGCCAAGACCGGCGGCCTGGTGGACCTGAAGACCGACCTGTCGAAGTTCACCGACGCCGGCTACGACTGGGGCGACTTCAACCCGTCGCCGCTGGCCGCCGGGGAGTGGCAGGGCCACCAGTACGGCGTGCCGGTCCGCTCCAACCTGCTGCTGATGTTCTACAACCGGGCGCTGTACAAGAAGGCCAAGGTCGCCGAGCCCACGAAGGAGACGACCTGGGAGCAGTACTTCGCCGACGCGCCCAAGCTGGTGCAGGACACCGACGGCGACGGCAAGAAGGACGCGTGGGCGGTGGGCACCTACTTCACCAAGGACCCGCTGACGCCGACGATCTGGCAGACCGTGCTCAACTCCAACGGCGGCAAGCTGCTCGACGACAAGCTCAAGGTGAGCTTCGACGACGAGAACGGGGTCAAGGCGCTGCAGACGCAGGTCGACCTGCTGAAGTACGCGCCGCCCGGGGCGAGCACCTACCAGTTCAACGAGCCGCTGGAGGCGTTCCGCCAGGGCAAGGTCGCCACGATGTTCATGTGGGGCAGCGTCTACAAGGGCACCGCGATCGACAAGACGACGACCACCCTGTCGGAGGACCAGGTCGGCATCACCACGCTGCCCGCGGGCAGCGCCGGCCCCGGCGCGCACCGCGGCATCTGGTCGGCGGGCATCGCCAAGAAGTCCGCCCACCAGGCCGCCGCGTGGACGTTCCTGCAGTGGGTGACCTCCAAGGAGGGCGAGCAGTGGGTCGGCGCCAACCTCGGCACCTTCCCCGCGCGTAACTCCACGCTGCAGGGCACGCCGCCCGCTCCCTGGCTGAAGCCGGTCTACACCGCCATCACCGACGGCTACGCGGCGATCGCCCAGGGCCAGATGTGGCGGCCGAGGCTGCCCGAGTCGGACGCGGTGCAGCAGATCCTCGCCCTGCAGACCAGCCGGGCGATGTCCGGGCAGGCCACGTCCAAGGACGCGATCCATCAGGCGGCCGTCGACATCTCCGCCCTGCTGAAGTCCAAGGGCTACGCGCAGTGA
- a CDS encoding carbohydrate ABC transporter permease, whose product MGPALVLLAGMLLYPIIYTVWVSLSDFDLATFQPGGWVGLRNYQAVLADPGFLQSLKVTGVYLVIALPLQMILGFALAFLLNVEWRGRGLLRALFLIPMVVAPVVAGGVWRMLLDPLWGVVNYALGLVGVGPVEWIGDPTLAMVSLILIDTWRWTPFVVLIASAGILALPTDVYEAARSDGANRWQILRHVTIPLLVPVVAAAFVVRWLGAVKMFDIALAATKGGPGQATDVVNLYIYEKGFRGLEFGSASSMATVVLLITMIITYFLFRLTRRLENRW is encoded by the coding sequence ATGGGTCCCGCGCTGGTACTGCTGGCGGGCATGCTGCTCTACCCGATCATCTACACCGTCTGGGTGAGCCTGTCCGACTTCGACCTGGCCACCTTCCAGCCCGGCGGCTGGGTCGGGCTGCGGAACTACCAGGCCGTGCTGGCCGATCCCGGCTTCCTGCAGTCGCTCAAGGTGACCGGGGTCTACCTGGTGATCGCCCTGCCGCTGCAGATGATCCTCGGCTTCGCGCTGGCCTTCCTGCTCAACGTCGAGTGGCGCGGGCGCGGGCTGCTGCGGGCGCTGTTCCTCATCCCGATGGTGGTCGCGCCCGTCGTCGCGGGCGGCGTCTGGCGGATGCTGCTCGACCCGCTCTGGGGCGTGGTGAACTACGCCCTCGGCCTGGTGGGGGTGGGACCGGTCGAGTGGATCGGCGACCCCACGCTCGCCATGGTCAGCCTCATCCTCATCGACACCTGGCGCTGGACGCCGTTCGTGGTGCTGATCGCCTCGGCGGGCATCCTGGCGCTGCCCACCGACGTCTACGAGGCGGCCCGCTCCGACGGCGCCAACCGGTGGCAGATCCTGCGGCACGTCACGATTCCGCTGCTGGTGCCCGTGGTCGCCGCGGCGTTCGTCGTCCGCTGGCTGGGCGCGGTCAAGATGTTCGACATCGCGCTGGCCGCGACCAAGGGCGGCCCCGGGCAGGCGACCGACGTCGTCAACCTCTACATCTACGAGAAGGGCTTCCGCGGCCTGGAGTTCGGCTCGGCGTCCTCGATGGCGACCGTCGTCCTGCTGATCACCATGATCATCACCTATTTCCTGTTCCGCCTCACCCGTCGTCTGGAGAACCGATGGTGA